In a single window of the Methanolobus psychrophilus R15 genome:
- the radB gene encoding DNA repair and recombination protein RadB: protein MTQVFGEAGSGKTNLCMQLAVECVKNGKKVIYIDTEAISPQRFRQIAGENAKEIAREIIIFEPNSFEEQYSAVKEIEKLISDRIGLIVVDSATSFYRFELDQDESSIRSRRELSNQIGFLHGIARKYRLTVVISNQVYSDMASGTLKPIGGSGIEHISKTIIQLEKTGEGTRRAKLWKHRSLPEGRARDFRITNEGLR, encoded by the coding sequence GTGACACAGGTATTTGGAGAAGCCGGAAGTGGCAAGACCAACCTCTGTATGCAGCTAGCTGTGGAATGCGTGAAGAATGGCAAGAAGGTCATATATATAGATACTGAAGCCATCTCACCCCAGAGGTTCAGGCAGATAGCCGGAGAGAACGCAAAAGAAATAGCCCGGGAAATAATTATCTTCGAACCAAATAGTTTTGAAGAACAGTATTCGGCAGTTAAGGAGATCGAGAAGCTTATTTCAGACAGGATAGGGCTGATAGTAGTTGATTCCGCAACCTCCTTCTATCGCTTCGAGCTTGACCAGGATGAGTCCAGCATACGATCCAGAAGGGAACTTTCAAACCAGATAGGCTTCCTGCACGGAATTGCCCGTAAGTACAGGCTTACAGTCGTCATAAGCAACCAGGTCTACAGCGATATGGCATCAGGCACCCTGAAACCTATCGGCGGCAGCGGGATAGAACACATATCCAAGACCATCATCCAGCTGGAAAAGACAGGAGAAGGTACAAGGCGGGCGAAATTGTGGAAGCATCGCTCACTTCCCGAAGGCAGGGCACGTGACTTCAGGATAACCAATGAAGGCCTCAGGTAA
- a CDS encoding putative methyltransferase, translating to MLSGELVMLKTSHRGKVREFIVNVSEDDFHTDFGKIDLSVLIDKEPGDAVISHMGQEFTIQRPRMPDFFNHAKRSGAPMMPKDIGPIIAYTGLNKQDNVLDAGTGSGVLAMYLGSIAKRVLSYEIREDFAQIARQNVLSAGLDNVEIRCGNIIEEIASLDESFDVVTLDTQDSRYVIPHVRKVLNPGGFLVTYSPFFEQTKDIREAIEAAHFYDVRTMEFSEREISFSDRGTRPATARVGHTGFITIARK from the coding sequence ATGTTATCAGGCGAATTGGTCATGCTAAAAACCTCCCATCGTGGAAAGGTCCGGGAGTTCATTGTGAATGTATCTGAAGATGATTTTCATACGGATTTCGGGAAAATCGACCTGTCCGTACTCATTGATAAAGAGCCTGGAGATGCTGTAATCTCACATATGGGCCAGGAGTTCACTATACAGCGCCCACGTATGCCTGATTTCTTCAACCACGCGAAACGTTCGGGCGCACCGATGATGCCAAAGGACATCGGTCCCATAATTGCCTATACCGGTCTCAATAAGCAGGATAATGTACTCGATGCGGGCACAGGCTCAGGTGTGCTTGCTATGTACCTGGGTTCGATCGCAAAACGTGTGCTCAGTTATGAGATACGTGAGGATTTCGCGCAGATTGCCAGGCAGAACGTTCTCAGCGCAGGGCTTGATAATGTGGAGATACGTTGCGGGAACATTATCGAAGAGATAGCTTCCCTCGATGAGAGCTTCGATGTGGTTACCCTGGATACTCAGGATTCAAGATATGTCATCCCTCACGTCAGGAAAGTTCTCAACCCAGGGGGTTTCCTGGTTACCTACTCTCCATTCTTCGAGCAGACAAAAGATATCCGTGAGGCAATAGAAGCTGCGCATTTCTATGATGTAAGGACCATGGAGTTCTCAGAACGTGAGATCTCCTTTTCAGACAGGGGTACACGCCCGGCAACTGCAAGGGTAGGGCATACCGGTTTCATAACAATAGCACGAAAGTAA
- a CDS encoding anaerobic ribonucleoside-triphosphate reductase: MEGCTTINKTATGETEYEQIDQACDTQVQSGEKREMPISMTQTSKPLAIQKTLDGNTISILPKVRTTAGHMVEWDRNIIINQLLKETKLSERFHGKPGIEKQEAHNIAKEVEHRIRSLELKFLSGPLIREIVNIVLLEKGHIEWRNICTRVGTPVYDACEIDLGSGFEAKDNANLQENAETSHKKKADKISKEQYLLLLPPKIADLHLDGDIHIHDLEYLGTRAFCQDWDLRYFFYYGLMPDGSGAKASVAGPAMKAEVAILHAVKALGSAQTNFAGGQGFYNFLTFLAPYLEGKSYIDIKQLMQMFVYEMTQMMVARGGQVVFSSVQLSPGVPKLWKDKPAVYKGRVHDGTNGTEKRTYSEFEREVRLSFKALMDVMIEGDNWGKPFNFPKPEISIEPDFIEEDDFFNRAHPELPTYEELYDLTFELAAKFGTPYFDNQLPEYRGAGEGISCYQCCAYQFSANADADDSFDDKLLFKDGKHFSMGSWQVVSLNCPRAAYRAKGNDEALFADLRNLMDQSIKLFKTKRSWMESIIENSRMPFATQRPKDPVTGEKGAIAVDIGALVNTIGVIGINEMVQYHVGSQIHESKEAFKFAIRAMTEMEMYGKELTRKHGMEIALARTPAETTCQRFAVSDMLHDEYKDAVLQVVKGDKEGALANIKKTHDLPVYYTNGTHVPPGARISLVDRMNIEHVFFPIVDGGNICHIWMGEGAPDAKGLKEFAMNIAKNTQIGYFAFTKDMTVCLNDFHIMSGLKECCENCGSGDVEQVSRVTGYVQAVNGWNSAKKQELADRMRYSSSDMI; this comes from the coding sequence ATGGAAGGATGCACTACTATAAATAAAACCGCTACCGGGGAAACTGAATATGAACAAATCGATCAGGCCTGTGATACACAGGTTCAGTCCGGGGAAAAAAGAGAGATGCCGATAAGTATGACACAGACGAGTAAGCCACTTGCGATTCAGAAAACGCTTGATGGTAACACTATATCCATATTGCCAAAGGTGCGCACCACTGCCGGGCATATGGTCGAGTGGGACCGTAATATCATTATCAATCAATTGTTGAAGGAAACAAAACTCTCAGAAAGGTTCCACGGAAAACCCGGCATAGAAAAGCAAGAAGCCCATAATATTGCAAAAGAGGTTGAACATCGTATCAGGAGTCTTGAACTTAAGTTCCTTTCCGGGCCCCTAATAAGGGAAATTGTCAACATAGTGCTTCTTGAGAAAGGCCACATAGAATGGAGGAATATCTGTACAAGAGTAGGTACTCCCGTATATGACGCGTGCGAGATAGACCTTGGAAGCGGTTTTGAGGCAAAGGACAACGCCAACCTCCAGGAGAACGCCGAGACCTCTCACAAGAAAAAGGCGGACAAGATATCTAAAGAACAGTACCTGCTCCTGCTTCCTCCAAAGATAGCAGACCTGCATCTGGACGGCGACATCCATATCCATGACCTTGAGTACCTCGGCACCCGTGCATTCTGCCAGGACTGGGATCTCAGGTATTTCTTCTACTATGGGCTCATGCCCGACGGCTCCGGCGCAAAGGCAAGTGTTGCAGGCCCCGCCATGAAGGCGGAAGTAGCCATATTGCACGCAGTGAAGGCCCTGGGAAGCGCCCAGACCAACTTTGCGGGCGGACAGGGCTTTTACAATTTCCTGACCTTCCTTGCTCCTTACCTTGAAGGCAAGAGCTACATCGACATAAAGCAGCTCATGCAGATGTTCGTGTACGAGATGACTCAGATGATGGTTGCCCGCGGAGGGCAGGTCGTGTTCTCCTCTGTCCAGCTTTCCCCGGGAGTGCCAAAGCTCTGGAAGGATAAGCCTGCAGTCTATAAGGGCAGGGTACACGACGGGACCAATGGCACCGAGAAGCGTACCTACAGTGAATTCGAACGTGAAGTGCGCCTGTCATTCAAGGCTCTTATGGATGTAATGATAGAAGGTGACAACTGGGGCAAGCCTTTCAACTTCCCCAAGCCCGAAATATCCATTGAGCCTGATTTCATTGAAGAGGACGACTTCTTCAACAGGGCCCACCCGGAGCTCCCTACTTACGAAGAGCTCTATGACCTGACCTTCGAACTGGCCGCGAAGTTCGGAACGCCTTACTTTGACAACCAGCTGCCTGAGTACAGGGGCGCAGGCGAGGGCATATCATGTTACCAGTGCTGCGCATACCAGTTCTCGGCAAATGCTGATGCTGACGACAGTTTTGATGATAAACTTCTGTTCAAGGACGGAAAGCATTTCTCGATGGGCTCCTGGCAGGTTGTGTCCCTTAACTGTCCAAGGGCGGCATACAGGGCTAAAGGAAATGATGAAGCGCTGTTTGCAGACCTGAGGAATCTCATGGACCAGAGCATCAAGCTCTTCAAAACAAAGCGCAGCTGGATGGAGAGTATTATCGAGAACAGCAGGATGCCCTTTGCTACGCAGAGACCAAAGGACCCTGTTACGGGTGAGAAAGGTGCAATAGCTGTCGACATAGGTGCACTTGTCAACACAATAGGCGTTATCGGGATCAATGAGATGGTGCAGTACCATGTAGGTTCCCAGATACATGAGTCAAAAGAAGCGTTCAAATTCGCTATACGGGCAATGACCGAGATGGAGATGTACGGCAAAGAGCTCACTCGTAAGCACGGTATGGAAATAGCTCTTGCACGCACCCCTGCTGAAACCACATGTCAGAGGTTTGCAGTGTCCGATATGCTGCATGACGAATATAAGGATGCTGTCCTGCAGGTTGTCAAGGGTGACAAGGAAGGCGCTCTTGCAAATATCAAAAAGACCCATGACCTGCCTGTCTATTACACCAATGGTACTCATGTTCCCCCGGGTGCCCGTATATCCCTGGTAGACAGGATGAACATAGAGCATGTGTTCTTCCCCATTGTTGACGGCGGTAACATCTGCCATATATGGATGGGCGAGGGAGCACCGGACGCAAAGGGGCTGAAGGAGTTTGCGATGAACATTGCGAAGAACACCCAGATCGGCTATTTTGCCTTTACTAAGGATATGACTGTTTGCCTCAACGATTTCCACATCATGTCCGGCCTGAAGGAATGCTGTGAGAACTGTGGTTCTGGAGATGTCGAGCAGGTTTCAAGGGTAACCGGTTATGTGCAGGCTGTCAACGGCTGGAATTCTGCCAAGAAGCAGGAACTTGCAGACCGGATGCGCTACAGTTCAAGCGATATGATCTGA
- a CDS encoding glutaredoxin-like protein — MADVIIYTTKTCPKCEQLKKVLESKGIPFKTADMSTPEALTELKFNGVFTMTAPVLQINDEFLTHKDLFNGPDVNLEALSSLL, encoded by the coding sequence ATGGCTGACGTAATTATATATACAACAAAGACATGCCCCAAATGTGAGCAGCTGAAGAAGGTATTGGAATCGAAAGGTATACCTTTCAAGACTGCAGACATGTCGACTCCTGAAGCACTCACAGAACTGAAGTTTAACGGGGTGTTCACCATGACCGCACCGGTCCTCCAAATCAACGATGAATTTTTAACCCATAAAGACCTCTTCAATGGTCCTGATGTTAACCTGGAAGCGTTGAGCAGCCTGCTCTGA
- a CDS encoding ribonucleoside-triphosphate reductase, anaerobic-like protein: MTDIQVLENAIKKSKPFVSSVIFLGGEPLMQKQAVIHLAGFAKKNGLLVGVHTNGFYPLALDELIKEKLLDKAFIDIKAPLDDIEAYGRVIGCDTFPQVRADPADAVRRIKDSVLLALESGVELELRTTVFRGFMGDTDDVRKIAASILSLTGDRNVPYVLQQGLAENAALASMRDIRPFSREEMLGLASSAHESLDNVWIRTKERGNEKVNFEPV; this comes from the coding sequence ATGACAGATATCCAGGTACTTGAGAATGCCATTAAGAAATCAAAGCCTTTTGTCAGTAGTGTCATCTTTCTTGGGGGTGAGCCTCTTATGCAGAAGCAGGCGGTGATACATCTGGCAGGGTTTGCAAAAAAGAACGGTCTGCTTGTGGGAGTACATACCAATGGTTTCTATCCGCTGGCCCTTGATGAACTGATAAAGGAAAAGCTCCTCGACAAGGCCTTTATAGATATCAAGGCTCCTCTGGACGATATTGAGGCATACGGCAGGGTAATTGGCTGCGACACTTTTCCGCAGGTCCGGGCAGACCCTGCAGATGCGGTCAGGAGGATCAAGGACTCAGTATTGCTTGCTCTTGAAAGTGGTGTGGAACTGGAGTTAAGGACCACTGTCTTCAGGGGATTCATGGGTGATACAGATGATGTCCGGAAAATAGCCGCTTCCATTCTTTCGCTCACAGGTGACAGGAACGTACCTTACGTGCTCCAGCAGGGACTTGCGGAGAACGCGGCACTTGCAAGCATGCGGGATATCAGGCCATTCAGCAGGGAGGAGATGCTTGGGCTAGCCTCGTCCGCTCATGAGTCTCTGGATAATGTATGGATTCGGACAAAGGAACGTGGTAACGAGAAAGTTAACTTCGAACCGGTTTGA
- a CDS encoding thiamine-monophosphate kinase, which yields MRSRPVSEIGERPLIGILTGIFNKTRGSRLIVGPGHDDCAVLEMSEDEYLVVTTDMLHRKTDFPPQMTGWQIGWMSAAVNLSDIASMGASPMGFLSAIGLPRDTDVSFVEDIAHGMADCAKACGTSVIGGDIDTHDELTITGTALGIVPRHELLTRKGARVGDKVCVTGFAGSAGAALHAIENNISVPDRLLKALLEPYPRVTEARELACSGLVTSTMDTSDGLALSLHDLADLNQVGFLIYESKLPIHDDIRAHVTTDPNELTNLALYTGGDFELLFTASPDILNQVFPTFNLSIIGEVVEQSAGMRIERNDGTNSSINRKGYLQLGN from the coding sequence ATGAGATCCAGACCTGTATCAGAAATTGGGGAGCGCCCTCTCATCGGCATTTTGACTGGTATATTTAACAAAACCAGAGGTTCTCGTCTGATAGTCGGCCCTGGTCATGACGACTGTGCCGTGCTTGAAATGTCGGAGGACGAATATCTTGTGGTGACAACTGACATGCTCCACAGGAAAACGGATTTCCCTCCGCAGATGACCGGGTGGCAAATAGGCTGGATGTCTGCTGCTGTCAATTTAAGTGATATCGCATCTATGGGTGCAAGTCCTATGGGTTTCCTCTCGGCTATCGGTCTTCCAAGGGATACGGATGTATCTTTCGTTGAAGATATCGCTCACGGAATGGCAGACTGTGCAAAGGCCTGCGGTACTTCTGTGATAGGCGGTGATATCGATACTCATGATGAGTTAACCATCACCGGCACCGCTCTTGGAATAGTCCCGAGGCACGAACTGCTCACCAGGAAGGGTGCCAGGGTAGGGGACAAAGTCTGCGTTACCGGCTTTGCAGGCTCCGCCGGTGCTGCCCTGCACGCCATTGAGAACAACATCTCTGTACCTGACAGGCTGCTAAAGGCACTTCTTGAGCCATATCCCCGGGTCACCGAAGCAAGGGAACTCGCATGTTCCGGCCTTGTGACCTCCACGATGGACACAAGCGATGGCTTGGCCCTGTCGCTACATGACCTTGCTGACCTCAACCAGGTCGGCTTCCTCATATACGAATCCAAGCTCCCGATACATGATGACATAAGAGCGCATGTGACCACAGATCCCAATGAGCTCACAAACCTCGCACTCTACACGGGTGGTGACTTTGAATTGCTATTTACAGCCTCTCCTGATATACTGAACCAAGTATTTCCAACATTTAATTTAAGTATAATCGGTGAAGTAGTTGAACAATCAGCTGGTATGCGCATTGAAAGAAATGACGGGACAAACTCGTCGATAAATCGTAAAGGTTATCTACAATTAGGGAATTAG
- a CDS encoding metal-dependent phosphohydrolase: protein MQKPMLIHDPVHKTILLDEFEQMLVNTKHVQRLRNIQQLGLVDTVYPGANHTRFEHSIGTMHMASVIGHSLNLEPDDIRKVRVAGLLHDVGHSAFSHVVEGVLKRNPLLQPNINGNRLIKHEAFTRDIISYSLPEDNFIARYVEKNFGTDPYEFFGEIAKIATGDTSLKKPYLAQIIADDVDADRIDFLLRDSYHTGVSFGMIDMDQIVRSLVIRNGSIVLGSPDGSGYGEDMALTAAESLLISRAHHYTAIIHNPKTQASRVMLLYALEDALGSYAKKAGMEKAKEEVVLFFKTYNDSDLLDFIRSHASQRSLQLLADIRDGNIYAPVARLSQKTIPPSTRMALATIARHGVATKKLESLLAKELGDVLVDLSVASGVPKSMRISIGEEDAFFYDESALANGLVRAISRQLSLTAFAHPSVVMDMDDGSVSLNLREVVEELSPKLLHFIRTEQYLPIEGVLLLFYGVHSLFENEKDGFVSIPRLRHITWLYRTIRHLRDSSRLRNLFDYSFHDSYGFPYSDRLFENIQVLVAMGIVDEDLRYYEKGGRFRQSYEYVLTWDGVEYARMLADAYQPEFGEIRDYLVMNKHSIPRDIVTIPANRYASKKR, encoded by the coding sequence ATGCAAAAACCCATGCTCATCCATGATCCTGTGCACAAGACAATCCTTCTGGACGAGTTTGAGCAGATGCTTGTTAACACTAAGCATGTCCAGCGGCTCAGGAACATCCAGCAGTTGGGGCTTGTGGATACTGTATATCCCGGTGCTAACCATACTCGTTTTGAACACAGCATCGGGACAATGCACATGGCATCTGTTATCGGTCATTCCCTTAACCTGGAGCCGGATGATATTCGCAAAGTCAGGGTGGCGGGGCTTTTACACGATGTAGGACACTCCGCTTTCTCTCATGTGGTGGAGGGTGTACTGAAAAGGAATCCTCTGCTCCAGCCAAATATTAATGGCAATCGACTTATCAAACATGAGGCTTTTACGCGGGATATTATTTCCTATAGCCTTCCGGAAGATAATTTCATTGCGCGGTATGTGGAGAAAAATTTCGGTACCGATCCTTACGAGTTCTTCGGAGAGATAGCAAAGATCGCCACAGGTGACACTTCCCTGAAGAAGCCATACCTTGCGCAGATAATCGCAGACGATGTGGATGCAGACCGCATCGATTTCCTGCTCCGGGATTCTTATCATACAGGTGTTTCCTTCGGGATGATAGACATGGACCAGATAGTGCGTAGCCTGGTCATAAGGAACGGGAGCATTGTCTTGGGCAGCCCGGACGGTTCTGGCTATGGCGAGGATATGGCTCTCACGGCAGCTGAGTCCCTGCTCATATCCAGGGCCCATCACTACACTGCTATTATTCACAACCCTAAGACGCAGGCATCCCGAGTCATGCTGTTGTATGCGCTTGAGGACGCCCTTGGGAGCTATGCGAAAAAAGCAGGCATGGAAAAGGCAAAGGAAGAGGTTGTGCTCTTTTTCAAGACCTATAATGATAGCGACCTTCTTGATTTCATCAGGTCGCATGCATCACAAAGGTCCTTACAATTGCTTGCAGATATTCGCGATGGCAATATTTATGCTCCGGTTGCAAGGCTCAGCCAGAAAACCATTCCGCCTTCCACTCGGATGGCTCTGGCCACTATTGCGCGTCATGGAGTGGCTACAAAAAAACTGGAAAGCCTGCTGGCAAAGGAACTTGGGGACGTGCTAGTGGACCTGAGCGTTGCCTCAGGAGTTCCCAAGAGCATGCGCATTTCCATAGGCGAAGAGGACGCCTTCTTCTACGATGAGTCCGCACTTGCCAATGGTCTCGTGCGTGCAATATCAAGACAGCTGTCACTCACAGCTTTTGCGCATCCCTCTGTTGTTATGGATATGGATGACGGATCAGTTTCCTTGAACCTCCGGGAAGTTGTTGAGGAACTGTCTCCGAAGCTCCTTCATTTCATACGCACGGAACAGTACCTGCCCATAGAAGGTGTGCTATTGCTCTTTTACGGAGTGCATAGTCTTTTTGAGAATGAGAAGGACGGCTTTGTATCCATTCCCCGGTTAAGGCATATCACCTGGCTGTACCGCACTATCCGGCACCTGCGCGACTCTTCACGGCTTCGGAATCTCTTTGACTACTCCTTCCATGATAGTTACGGCTTCCCTTACAGCGACAGGCTCTTTGAGAACATACAGGTACTTGTTGCCATGGGCATAGTCGATGAGGATCTCAGGTACTATGAGAAAGGAGGGAGGTTCCGGCAGAGTTATGAATATGTGCTGACATGGGATGGTGTCGAATATGCAAGGATGCTTGCGGATGCTTACCAGCCGGAGTTCGGGGAGATAAGGGATTATCTTGTAATGAACAAGCATTCTATCCCCCGGGATATTGTTACTATCCCGGCTAACAGATACGCTTCTAAAAAACGCTAG